From Streptomyces chrestomyceticus JCM 4735, one genomic window encodes:
- a CDS encoding BCCT family transporter: MSVQTSEEPTPHSVPGDAAHDPPPDLVLVGAGVAAVLAVVAWAALGKKNFESVTDSALNWVLGNFGWLFVVAADVFLVLCFLIAFSRFGRIRLGKDDAEPEFGNLAWIAMMFSAGMGIGLMFYGVGEPLQHYVTPPPSSGVTPHTGAAARTALEYSFFHWTLTPWAIYGIVGLALAYAGFRKGRSNRLSSAFVPLVGERRAGGRLGHLIDLLAVFATVFGTATSLGLGALQVSKGLQLTTGTSDSTAVQLIIIVALSAAFVASAFSGLHKGVKWLSTLNIVLAALLMLFVFVLGPTVYVLDSIPASVGGYLDDLLPMASRTGAFTDASWLGTWTIFYWAWWLSWAPFVGTFIARISHGRTVREFLIGVLLVPSGATMIWFCVMGGSAIRLDASGLADLAGNAKDAEASLFGMLDALPAGTVTSWVAMILVMTYFITSADSASLVMGSLTSRGALHPRTWLVVTWGILMAAVAAVLLVAGGLGALQTATILVALPFVFVMLALCWALLKELREDPGAGPARHHALHGLRNAVRAIVGETITEQGPTRHPRLRRAADSKRTGDDTGASGQGPTGV; this comes from the coding sequence ATGAGCGTGCAGACGTCCGAGGAGCCGACGCCGCATTCCGTACCGGGAGACGCGGCGCACGATCCGCCGCCCGATCTGGTCCTGGTCGGTGCCGGGGTCGCCGCGGTGCTCGCGGTGGTGGCCTGGGCGGCGCTGGGCAAAAAGAATTTCGAATCGGTCACCGATAGCGCGCTGAATTGGGTGCTGGGCAATTTCGGCTGGCTGTTCGTGGTGGCCGCCGACGTCTTTCTCGTCCTGTGCTTCCTCATCGCCTTCAGCCGATTCGGCCGTATCCGGCTCGGCAAGGACGACGCGGAGCCGGAATTCGGCAATCTCGCGTGGATCGCGATGATGTTCAGCGCCGGCATGGGTATCGGCCTGATGTTCTACGGCGTGGGCGAACCGCTCCAGCACTACGTCACTCCGCCGCCCTCCAGCGGCGTCACCCCGCACACCGGCGCCGCGGCCCGTACCGCGCTGGAGTACTCGTTCTTCCACTGGACCCTGACCCCGTGGGCCATCTACGGCATCGTCGGCCTGGCGCTGGCCTACGCGGGCTTCCGCAAGGGCCGCAGCAACCGGCTCAGCTCCGCCTTCGTCCCGCTGGTCGGCGAGCGGCGGGCCGGCGGGCGGCTGGGGCACCTCATCGACCTGCTGGCCGTCTTCGCGACCGTCTTCGGCACGGCCACCAGCCTGGGCCTCGGCGCCCTCCAGGTCAGCAAGGGGCTCCAGCTCACCACGGGCACCTCGGACAGCACGGCGGTCCAGTTGATCATCATCGTCGCGCTCTCCGCCGCCTTCGTGGCGTCCGCCTTCTCCGGCCTGCACAAGGGCGTCAAGTGGCTGTCCACCCTGAACATCGTGCTGGCCGCCCTGCTGATGCTGTTCGTCTTCGTGCTCGGCCCGACGGTGTACGTCCTGGACAGCATCCCGGCGAGCGTCGGCGGCTACCTCGACGACCTGCTGCCGATGGCCTCGCGCACCGGCGCCTTCACCGACGCGAGCTGGCTCGGCACCTGGACGATCTTCTACTGGGCGTGGTGGCTGTCCTGGGCCCCGTTCGTCGGCACGTTCATCGCCCGTATCTCGCACGGGCGCACCGTCCGGGAGTTCCTGATCGGCGTCCTGCTGGTGCCCAGCGGCGCGACGATGATCTGGTTCTGCGTGATGGGCGGCAGCGCGATCCGGCTGGACGCCAGCGGCCTGGCCGACCTCGCGGGCAACGCGAAGGACGCGGAGGCGTCGCTGTTCGGCATGCTGGACGCGCTGCCCGCCGGGACCGTCACCTCCTGGGTGGCGATGATCCTGGTCATGACGTACTTCATCACCAGCGCCGACTCGGCGTCCCTGGTGATGGGCTCGCTCACCAGCCGGGGCGCGCTGCACCCGAGGACGTGGCTGGTGGTCACCTGGGGCATCCTGATGGCCGCGGTCGCCGCGGTGCTGCTGGTGGCCGGCGGGCTCGGCGCGCTCCAGACGGCGACGATCCTGGTCGCGCTGCCCTTCGTGTTCGTGATGCTGGCGCTGTGCTGGGCACTGCTCAAGGAACTGCGGGAGGACCCGGGCGCCGGCCCGGCGCGGCACCACGCACTGCACGGCCTGCGCAACGCGGTACGCGCCATCGTCGGCGAGACCATCACCGAACAGGGCCCGACCCGGCACCCACGACTGCGGCGGGCGGCGGACTCCAAGCGGACGGGGGACGACACGGGGGCGTCGGGGCAGGGGCCGACGGGGGTGTAG
- a CDS encoding NUDIX domain-containing protein has translation MTTDYATYIAGLPRVLAGAGVIFRDADGRVLYVEPNYRDTWNLPGGTVESDAGESPRQAARRETAEEIGLDIEPGPLLAVDWVRGTGRPPLVSYLYDGGVLAPDQLAAVRLQESELLSWSLLSWEEAEPRLSPSMALRVRAALDALARGRGPVELEDGVAPAAP, from the coding sequence ATGACCACGGACTACGCCACCTATATCGCCGGTCTTCCGCGTGTGCTCGCGGGGGCCGGTGTCATCTTCCGCGACGCCGACGGCCGGGTGCTGTACGTCGAGCCGAACTACCGCGACACCTGGAACCTGCCCGGCGGCACCGTCGAGTCCGACGCGGGCGAGTCGCCCCGCCAGGCCGCGCGGCGGGAGACCGCCGAGGAGATCGGCCTGGACATCGAGCCGGGCCCGCTGCTGGCCGTCGACTGGGTGCGCGGCACCGGCCGACCGCCCCTGGTGTCGTACCTGTACGACGGCGGAGTGCTGGCCCCGGACCAGTTGGCGGCCGTCCGGCTCCAGGAGAGCGAGCTGCTGTCCTGGTCCCTGCTGTCGTGGGAGGAGGCCGAGCCGCGGCTGTCGCCGTCGATGGCGCTGCGGGTACGGGCCGCGCTGGACGCGCTGGCGCGGGGCCGCGGGCCGGTGGAGCTGGAGGACGGGGTCGCACCCGCCGCCCCTTGA